In one Candidatus Nealsonbacteria bacterium genomic region, the following are encoded:
- a CDS encoding YraN family protein, producing the protein MSSEALLSSVALCEGGGGEGHQFLNMGFSTKKLGDLGEKIAIDYLKTKGYQILAENYIPRWASFDRKEIDIVAKKADTIIFFEVKTLRQVQGKQFLPEDKVNFLKQKKIKKAAESFLLEKKIPLDTKWQIDIISIRINPILKKAKIRHLQNTVS; encoded by the coding sequence GTGTCCTCCGAAGCCCTCTTGTCCTCCGTAGCTTTATGCGAAGGAGGAGGCGGAGAAGGGCACCAGTTTTTAAATATGGGTTTTTCAACGAAAAAATTGGGAGATTTGGGAGAGAAAATCGCCATTGATTATTTGAAAACCAAAGGCTACCAAATTTTAGCTGAAAATTATATTCCCAGATGGGCTTCATTCGACAGAAAAGAAATTGACATTGTGGCTAAAAAAGCAGATACAATTATTTTTTTTGAAGTAAAAACCCTTCGGCAGGTTCAGGGCAAGCAATTTTTGCCAGAAGATAAAGTTAATTTTTTAAAACAAAAAAAGATAAAAAAAGCAGCTGAAAGTTTTCTTTTAGAAAAGAAAATTCCCTTAGACACAAAATGGCAGATTGATATAATTTCAATAAGAATTAATCCCATTTTAAAAAAAGCCAAAATTCGTCATCTCCAAAATACGGTTAGCTAA
- a CDS encoding ATP-dependent metallopeptidase FtsH/Yme1/Tma family protein — translation MRKLFQNFLWIILIFVFISAVFTLFVQPFEKKEEVSLSQLIEDINQEKIKKITVIGNNVSILYKDGDLKAETKKEIESDLSGTLINLGVNQEKLAKVEIEIKEDRGILFWLGPISIFLFPLLLFLFFFWFIFRQAKTGAMQAFDFTKAKARLFGAEGQSKEKVTFKDVAGLQEAKEELIEIVDFLKHPQKFLKMGAKIPRGVLLMGPPGSGKTLLARAVASEAGVPFFSIAGSELVELFVGVGAARTRDLFAMAKKRQPSIIFIDELDAIGRVRGSGIGGGHDEREQTLNQILVEMDGFERESTVLIFAATNRPDVLDPALLRPGRFDRRIILDLPDINDREEILKIHCRGKPLVPGVNLREIAERTPGFSGADLANLVNEATILAARRDKNQVYQQEFLESIEKVLLGPERKSHVLSKKEKKIAAYHEIGHALVSISLSGTDPIRKISIIARGIAAGYILKMPKEERRMKTKSEFLADLASLLGGYCAEQVKFKEITTGASNDLEMASMLARKLVKEYGMSSFGPISFGEKEELIFLGRELGEQRNYSEEVAAKIDKEVAKFLEDAQKTAKKILTRKRKLLDRLAEALIEKETIEKEEFEQLIKEGEKRSKKEKKITIPRLKIKEVK, via the coding sequence ATGAGAAAACTATTTCAAAATTTTCTTTGGATTATTCTTATTTTTGTGTTTATCTCAGCAGTTTTTACTTTATTTGTCCAACCCTTTGAAAAAAAAGAAGAAGTTTCTTTAAGCCAGTTGATCGAAGACATTAATCAGGAAAAGATTAAAAAAATTACAGTTATTGGCAATAATGTTTCGATTTTATACAAAGATGGCGACTTAAAAGCTGAAACCAAAAAGGAGATAGAATCAGATTTATCCGGTACTTTAATCAACTTAGGAGTGAATCAGGAAAAGTTAGCTAAAGTTGAGATAGAGATAAAAGAGGATAGGGGAATTTTGTTCTGGCTGGGGCCTATCTCAATATTCTTATTCCCTCTTTTGTTATTTTTATTCTTTTTCTGGTTTATTTTCCGCCAGGCCAAAACAGGAGCAATGCAGGCTTTTGATTTCACCAAGGCTAAGGCCAGATTATTTGGAGCTGAAGGCCAGTCCAAAGAAAAAGTCACCTTCAAAGACGTGGCTGGCCTTCAGGAAGCCAAAGAAGAGCTGATAGAAATTGTTGATTTTTTAAAGCATCCCCAAAAATTTTTAAAGATGGGAGCAAAAATCCCCAGAGGGGTTTTGTTAATGGGGCCGCCGGGATCAGGAAAAACTTTACTTGCCAGGGCAGTGGCTTCTGAAGCCGGTGTTCCTTTCTTTTCGATCGCAGGATCAGAATTAGTTGAGCTTTTTGTCGGAGTGGGAGCAGCCAGAACAAGAGATCTTTTTGCTATGGCGAAAAAACGCCAGCCGAGTATTATTTTTATAGATGAATTAGATGCCATTGGCCGAGTTAGAGGGTCAGGAATCGGCGGAGGGCATGATGAAAGAGAACAGACTTTAAATCAAATTTTAGTAGAAATGGATGGATTCGAGAGAGAAAGTACGGTTTTAATCTTTGCAGCAACCAATCGCCCTGACGTCCTCGACCCTGCTCTCTTAAGGCCGGGCCGTTTTGATCGCAGAATAATTTTAGACCTACCGGACATTAATGACAGAGAAGAAATTTTAAAAATTCATTGTCGGGGGAAACCATTGGTTCCAGGCGTCAATTTAAGAGAAATTGCAGAACGCACTCCTGGCTTTTCAGGAGCCGACCTGGCTAATTTAGTTAATGAAGCTACTATTTTAGCTGCCAGGAGAGACAAGAACCAGGTCTATCAGCAAGAATTTTTAGAATCAATTGAAAAAGTGCTTTTAGGACCAGAAAGGAAAAGCCACGTTTTATCTAAAAAAGAAAAAAAAATCGCTGCTTATCACGAGATTGGCCATGCCTTAGTGTCAATTTCTCTGTCAGGGACAGATCCTATCAGAAAAATTTCAATTATAGCCAGAGGGATAGCTGCAGGCTACATTTTAAAAATGCCAAAAGAAGAAAGGAGGATGAAGACTAAATCTGAATTTTTGGCCGATTTAGCATCTTTACTTGGAGGTTATTGCGCAGAGCAAGTAAAATTTAAAGAAATTACTACCGGCGCCAGCAATGACTTGGAAATGGCCTCTATGTTGGCCAGGAAATTAGTTAAAGAGTATGGGATGTCATCTTTTGGCCCTATTTCTTTCGGAGAAAAAGAGGAATTAATATTTTTGGGGAGAGAATTGGGCGAGCAGAGAAATTATTCTGAGGAAGTAGCGGCTAAGATTGATAAAGAAGTGGCAAAATTCCTTGAAGACGCTCAAAAAACAGCCAAAAAAATCCTGACCAGAAAGAGAAAATTATTAGATAGGCTCGCCGAGGCTTTGATTGAGAAGGAAACTATCGAAAAAGAAGAATTCGAACAATTAATCAAAGAAGGAGAAAAAAGAAGTAAAAAAGAGAAGAAGATTACAATTCCTCGTTTAAAAATAAAAGAAGTGAAATAG
- a CDS encoding RluA family pseudouridine synthase, which translates to MEKRKKLNIIFEDKNILVVEKPPGQIIIPDETHRLGTLLEDLLNLFPELEKVNERAGILHRLDKDTSGLILVARNKKSFEFLKKSFKERKIKKKYLALVVGKIKNNQGIIETLIARDPKDRKRQRAFLMHEPQSKRKGMRRAITEYRVLKILSDEANNYTLVEVFPETGRKHQIRVHFAHLGHPVAGDKIYGFKRQPTPRGLTRQFLHASDLKVKLPSGQMKEFHLPLTEDLEKVLDKLSNA; encoded by the coding sequence ATGGAAAAAAGGAAGAAACTAAATATTATTTTTGAAGACAAGAATATTTTAGTGGTTGAAAAACCGCCCGGTCAGATAATAATTCCAGATGAGACTCATCGGCTCGGTACTCTTTTGGAAGATCTTTTGAATCTTTTTCCCGAACTTGAAAAAGTAAATGAAAGGGCCGGTATTTTACATCGTTTAGATAAAGATACTTCGGGCTTGATCTTGGTTGCGAGAAATAAAAAGAGCTTCGAATTTTTAAAAAAATCTTTCAAAGAGAGAAAAATTAAGAAAAAATATCTTGCCTTAGTTGTTGGAAAAATTAAAAATAATCAGGGAATAATCGAAACTTTAATTGCAAGAGACCCAAAAGACAGAAAAAGGCAAAGAGCATTTTTAATGCACGAACCACAATCTAAAAGAAAAGGAATGAGAAGAGCAATTACTGAATATAGAGTATTAAAAATCTTATCTGACGAGGCAAACAATTATACTTTAGTTGAGGTTTTCCCTGAAACCGGCAGAAAACATCAAATTCGAGTACATTTTGCTCATCTGGGCCATCCGGTTGCTGGTGATAAAATTTATGGATTCAAAAGACAACCAACTCCCCGGGGGCTCACTCGTCAATTTTTACACGCCAGTGACCTAAAAGTTAAATTACCCAGTGGTCAGATGAAAGAGTTTCATTTACCTTTAACCGAAGATTTAGAAAAAGTACTAGATAAGTTGAGCAATGCTTAA
- a CDS encoding DUF523 domain-containing protein — protein sequence MKLVSACLIGVNCRYDGKSKLDRKCLKLFKKRELMPVCPEQLGGLSIPREPAEIKKSGKVLTKNGKDVTKNFNKGAKEVLKITKNLKIREAILKSKSPSCGLGLVYDGSFSGKLIKGNGITTTLLRKNKIKVITEKEL from the coding sequence GTGAAATTAGTCTCAGCTTGTCTTATTGGTGTAAATTGCCGATACGATGGGAAATCAAAACTTGATCGAAAATGTCTCAAGCTTTTTAAAAAAAGAGAGTTAATGCCAGTTTGCCCTGAACAACTCGGGGGACTATCTATTCCCAGAGAGCCGGCTGAAATTAAAAAATCGGGTAAAGTTTTAACAAAAAACGGAAAAGATGTAACCAAAAATTTTAATAAAGGAGCTAAAGAGGTTTTAAAAATTACCAAAAACTTAAAAATAAGAGAGGCAATCCTGAAATCCAAAAGTCCTTCTTGCGGCTTAGGATTGGTATATGATGGGTCTTTTTCTGGGAAATTAATAAAAGGAAATGGAATAACAACAACTTTGTTGAGAAAGAATAAAATTAAGGTTATAACAGAAAAAGAATTATAA
- a CDS encoding NYN domain-containing protein: MFFRRPKRNRVLFLIDFENILKNLKQLPSPEDLSFLAGFDRIVKEIAREIGEIVDVFIFLPPHLASIYGEDLYRAGFFIIVCPKVRDKAGEQIDTTDETLIRFGQRAIDELNITHLCLGSGDKDFGPLVRRATRKGLKIIIATASQQSLATELITLADRIFFYSPTE, encoded by the coding sequence GTGTTCTTTAGAAGGCCCAAGAGAAATAGAGTTCTTTTTTTGATAGATTTTGAAAATATCCTGAAGAATCTTAAGCAGTTGCCTTCGCCAGAAGATCTTTCTTTTTTGGCGGGATTTGACCGGATTGTCAAAGAAATCGCCAGAGAAATAGGCGAAATTGTTGATGTCTTTATTTTTTTGCCGCCTCATCTGGCCAGCATCTATGGAGAGGACCTTTACCGGGCAGGCTTTTTCATTATAGTTTGTCCGAAAGTAAGAGACAAAGCAGGAGAACAAATAGACACAACGGACGAGACCTTGATCAGATTCGGTCAGAGAGCTATTGATGAGCTTAATATAACCCATCTATGCCTGGGGAGCGGAGACAAAGACTTTGGCCCTTTGGTTCGACGAGCCACCCGAAAAGGACTGAAAATCATTATTGCGACTGCTTCACAGCAATCATTAGCAACAGAACTGATCACGTTGGCCGACAGGATTTTCTTTTATTCACCCACTGAATAG
- a CDS encoding 50S ribosomal protein L19: MEKLKTVLQSFLKKNLPDIRPGDTVAVYQKIKEKDQERVQTFEGLVLARKHGKEAGATITVRKVVSGIGVEKIFPIHSPAIEKIEILKRGKVRRAKLYYLREAKGKKARLKTKEFTEVMPEEEPSEGVNEEKTADNNPGAESKAGLKKEE; this comes from the coding sequence ATGGAAAAATTAAAAACTGTTTTACAATCTTTTCTTAAGAAGAATTTACCAGATATTAGGCCGGGCGATACAGTTGCAGTTTATCAAAAGATAAAAGAAAAAGACCAAGAAAGAGTTCAAACTTTTGAAGGTTTGGTTTTGGCTAGAAAGCATGGAAAAGAAGCAGGGGCAACAATTACTGTTAGAAAAGTTGTTTCTGGTATTGGCGTAGAAAAAATTTTTCCCATTCATTCCCCCGCGATTGAAAAAATAGAGATTTTAAAAAGAGGAAAAGTTAGAAGGGCTAAGCTTTATTATTTGAGAGAAGCCAAAGGAAAGAAGGCAAGATTAAAGACGAAAGAGTTTACTGAAGTGATGCCGGAGGAAGAGCCATCTGAAGGGGTAAACGAAGAGAAAACAGCTGACAATAATCCCGGAGCAGAATCTAAAGCCGGACTCAAAAAAGAAGAATAA